The proteins below are encoded in one region of Colias croceus chromosome 17, ilColCroc2.1:
- the LOC123699204 gene encoding uncharacterized protein LOC123699204 isoform X2, which translates to MNARSSRASILALSRLPRRRWRGAATAPQGTSTYRSQVLVLCTEVKETTAVHTLSRYMRTQQLKTHFWNRFHKEYITELQKRQKWRKDGGQLKLGEMVVVKDERLHPNQWLLGRVTRLHPGSDGVTRVADVLTSSGIQRRAFNRLCPLPIEDQNSVPGPATC; encoded by the exons ATGAACGCGAGGAGTTCGAGAGCAAGTATTTTAGCACTTTCGCGGTTGCCAAGGAGGCGCTGGCGCGGAGCGGCGACAGCGCCCCAAGGGACGTCGACTTATCGGTCTCAGGTTCTAGTTCTGTGCACGGAG GTCAAGGAAACTACTGCTGTGCACACTCTTTCCCGATATATGAGAACACAGCAACTGAAAACCCATTTCTGGAATAGATTTCATAAAGAATACATTACAGAACTTCAAAAACGACAGAAATGGCGCAAAGATGGAGGACAGCTCAAACTTGGAGAAATGGTCGTAGTAAAAGATGAGCGACTGCATCCCAACCAGTGGCTTCTGGGACGAGTGACTCGCCTCCACCCCGGCTCCGACGGCGTGACCCGCGTGGCTGACGTCCTCACCTCTTCAGGGATACAACGACGGGCCTTTAACCGACTGTGTCCCCTACCCATCGAAGATCAGAACTCCGTTCCTGGGCCGGCAACATGTTGA
- the LOC123699204 gene encoding uncharacterized protein LOC123699204 isoform X1, translating to MYENKNPEKDIYTYLLPHHGVCRETSLSTKLRVVFDASAVTTSGLSFNNIQNIGPTVQDDLYSILVRMRQHKFIATADVEKMYRMIYVHEDQHQLQQILWRFEPYEQIKQYKLKTVTYGTASAPYLATRCLKQLGLECPDKVISEIIQRDFYVDDLITGASSEKELLQICKGVIKQLQSGQFHLRKWYSNCPHIINEIVNESVNDGLINLSNNEYSKTLGLLWSCKEDKLMFAVNIKENKLVSKRTILSIMSQIFDPLGIINPCILNAKTILQKLWSFKITWDENVPADIASCWQKFIDSLLYINHIRVPRCIVCDDSAIIELHSFSDASSYAYSACVYVKSVSYNNNVSVHLLTAKSRVTPLKQTTVPRLELCGALLAAKLVDKVKSSLRLHINNCIYWCDSTIVLGWIKSSKTHLLKPFVFNRIQEILDRSESSAWRYVPTSVNPADIGSRGLDAKQLETCALWWTGPAFLAQDDSSWPTQPTSYKQSELPEFKVQCNLSTTQLDHITYYSNLFKQFSSFNRLQRIVAYVQRFIHNYCNRKNKRSGHLTIHEAQREHFSQEYTLLKNNKNLPIKNSLCNLNPFFNKADELMRVGGRLNNSFYDFDTKHPILLSSKHHLAELIFRQYHIWLMHAGPQLLLATLRHKFWVIGGRNLARKTVQRCIKCCRFSGRIIQPIMGNLPEQRLHAEFPFTNTAVDYAGPVMILNRKGRGSRTMKSYLCIFVCLAVKAVHIELVTDLSSESYLAALNRFIARRGKPTNIFSDNGTNFVGACNELSKFLKQNSDTIKSQTSNMSINFRFSPAYSPHFNGLAEGSVKSFKHHLKRVVGCTNLTYEEMNTVLVQIEAILNSRPLTPISSDPSDLTALTPSHFLIGRTITFLPTPQVKETTAVHTLSRYMRTQQLKTHFWNRFHKEYITELQKRQKWRKDGGQLKLGEMVVVKDERLHPNQWLLGRVTRLHPGSDGVTRVADVLTSSGIQRRAFNRLCPLPIEDQNSVPGPATC from the exons ATGtacgaaaataaaaatccTGAAAAAGATATATACACTTACCTGTTGCCGCATCACGGTGTTTGTCGTGAAACCAGTTTATCTACCAAATTACGCGTCGTATTTGATGCCTCTGCAGTCACGACCTCTGGTCTGTCATTtaacaatatacaaaatatcGGTCCAACTGTACAAGATGACCTCTATAGTATTTTAGTTAGAATGCGCCAACATAAATTCATTGCCACTGCAGACGTGGAAAAAATGTACCGCATGATCTACGTTCACGAAGATCAGCATCAGTTGCAACAAATATTATGGCGGTTTGAGCCttatgaacaaataaaacaatataagttAAAAACAGTAACATACGGTACGGCATCCGCGCCTTACCTTGCGACTAGATGTTTAAAACAACTCGGTTTAGAATGTCCCGATAAAGTTATTTCTGAAATTATTCAACGCGATTTTTATGTTGATGACCTCATAACTGGAGCATCATCCGAAAAAGAATTACTACAAATCTGTAAGGGAGTCATAAAGCAGTTACAATCAGGTCAATTTCATTTAAGAAAGTGGTATTCAAACTGTCCTCATATCATTAACGAAATCGTTAATGAAAGTGTAAATGACGGATTAATTAACTTGAGTAACAACGAATATTCAAAAACATTGGGTCTCCTTTGGTCGTGCAAAGAAGACAAGTTAATGTTCgcagtaaatataaaagaaaacaaactCGTTAGTAAGCGTACTATTTTATCGATCATGTCACAAATCTTTGACCCATTAGGCATAATTAACCCATGCATACTTAACGCAAAAACTATCTTGCAAAAACTGtggtcttttaaaattacatggGATGAGAACGTTCCTGCAGATATTGCAAGCTGTTGGCAAAAATTCATTGATTCTTTACTATATATCAACCATATACGCGTTCCGAGATGCATTGTTTGCGATGACTCAGCGATCATTGAGCTCCATTCATTCAGTGACGCATCGAGTTATGCGTATTCGGCTTGTGTTTACGTTAAATCCGTTTCTTACAATAATAACGTTTCTGTTCACTTATTGACAGCGAAAAGTCGAGTCACTCCATTGAAACAGACAACTGTACCGCGGCTGGAATTGTGCGGAGCACTTCTCGCTGCAAAATTAGTAGATAAAGTAAAATCATCGCTTAGattacacataaataattgtatttattggtGTGATTCAACTATTGTGCTTGGTTggataaaatcttcaaaaactCATTTATTAAAGCcgtttgtttttaatagaatTCAAGAGATTCTTGACAGAAGCGAGTCATCTGCCTGGCGTTACGTACCCACCAGCGTTAACCCCGCCGATATAGGCTCACGAGGGCTAGACGCTAAACAATTAGAAACTTGTGCATTATGGTGGACTGGGCCAGCATTCCTGGCGCAAGATGACTCATCATGGCCAACCCAACCAACAAGCTATAAGCAATCTGAATTACCAGAATTTAAGGTTCAATGTAACTTGTCGACTACTCAATTAGATCATATcacatattattcaaatttatttaaacaattctCTAGTTTCAACCGATTACAACGTATTGTGGCTTACGTTCAAAGGttcattcataattattgtaataggAAAAATAAGCGTAGTGGTCACCTAACAATCCATGAA GCACAGCGTGAACATTTTTCACAAGAATATacgttattgaaaaataataaaaatttacctattaaaaattcattatgcAATTTAAATCCATTCTTTAACAAAGCTGACGAACTTATGCGAGTGGGAGGTAGACTTAATAACTctttttatgattttgacaCAAAACACCCCATATTGCTTTCATCAAAGCATCACCTCGCAGAACTCATATTCAGACAATATCACATTTGGCTTATGCACGCTGGTCCACAGTTGCTTTTGGCTACCTTGCGTCACAAATTTTGGGTTATTGGGGGCAGAAACTTGGCTCGCAAAACAGTTCAAAGATGTATTAAATGTTGTCGTTTCTCGGGAAGGATTATACAACCAATCATGGGCAATCTTCCCGAACAGCGCTTGCATGCTGAGTTTCCGTTCACCAACACTGCTGTTGACTACGCCGGGCCGGTCATGATACTGAACCGTAAGGGAAGAGGAAGTAGAACTATGAAATCTTATCTTTGCATATTTGTGTGTTTAGCCGTCAAGGCCGTGCACATAGAACTTGTGACCGATCTGAGCAGTGAGTCATATTTAGCTGcattaaatagatttattgcTCGTAGGGGCAAAccaacaaacattttttctgATAATGGAACAAATTTTGTAGGCGCATGTAACGAATTATCTAAATTCCTTAAACAGAATTCTGATACTATTAAATCACAAACATCGAACATGTCAATTAACTTTAGATTTTCACCAGCTTATAGTCCACATTTTAACGGATTAGCTGAGGGTTCGGTTAAATCATTTAAACACCACTTGAAGCGAGTAGTAGGTTGTACTAATTTAACTTATGAAGAAATGAATACGGTTCTTGTACAGATTGAGGCGATCTTGAACTCAAGACCCCTCACCCCTATTTCTTCAGATCCATCGGATCTTACAGCTCTCACACCATCGCATTTTTTAATTGGACGAACAATAACATTTCTGCCTACTCCTCAGGTCAAGGAAACTACTGCTGTGCACACTCTTTCCCGATATATGAGAACACAGCAACTGAAAACCCATTTCTGGAATAGATTTCATAAAGAATACATTACAGAACTTCAAAAACGACAGAAATGGCGCAAAGATGGAGGACAGCTCAAACTTGGAGAAATGGTCGTAGTAAAAGATGAGCGACTGCATCCCAACCAGTGGCTTCTGGGACGAGTGACTCGCCTCCACCCCGGCTCCGACGGCGTGACCCGCGTGGCTGACGTCCTCACCTCTTCAGGGATACAACGACGGGCCTTTAACCGACTGTGTCCCCTACCCATCGAAGATCAGAACTCCGTTCCTGGGCCGGCAACATGTTGA
- the LOC123699205 gene encoding RNA-binding protein spenito, with protein sequence MIGLPRSDRDRDRITVKIRNMKRSSSRDSMPRSKRTRSSIGRYDDSSDERATPERVRRRVRSPSPRGRYMSPHRDDYVRSREVREESVRPYYKVLCVSALHPKASDEIVKDTLYREYKKFGDFSIKISHELDERVAYVCFRSAEDARDAKHAKPRIILYDKVAIVDPVYEPVRSEYRSRPRSITPPDYDRPYSYAWSPVPERRRPPPEDRAYGIPPAVPPHHRDFRPPMHEYPMAGPHGPPMHHRPPMHHPPHPHYMPRPYMPRPHHPPFEKVENKKDKFPNYLHHVQPEDDPLATRTLFAGNLEINISDEELRRIFGRYGIVEDIDIKRPPPGTGNAFAFVRYQTLDMAHRAKVELSGQYIGKFQCKIGYGKATPTTRVWVGGLGPWTSVAQLEREFDRFGAIKKIEYAKGEPHAYILYDSIDAAQAAVKEMRGFPLGGPDRRLRIDFADVGTGGPYRPKPYVPPVGEDGRPVEGYEGYEGTWDDSYGYGGSYRGRGGHRGRGRGMYRGVYHGTGDYRDEEWRRAPEGEYEGRIRRSGSREPGVDRSRSRSPRRRSPDSDSDGSPRRSGGMLSSARTLPEVVRKATTIWNGALILKNSLFPTKFHLTDGDSEIIDSLMKDEDGKNQLRITQRLRLDQPKLDDVQKRIATSSSHAIFLGVAGSTASISNDDASIQTRPMRNLVSYLKQKEAAGVISLLNKETEATGVLYSFPPCEFSTELLKRTCHNLTEESLKEDHLVIVVVRGGSA encoded by the coding sequence ATGATCGGCTTACCGCGTAGCGATAGAGATAGAGATCGTATAACGGTGAAAATTCGCAATATGAAGAGGAGTTCGTCTAGGGACAGTATGCCGCGATCGAAAAGGACGCGTAGTAGCATAGGGAGGTATGACGATAGTTCTGATGAGCGTGCTACACCAGAAAGAGTGAGAAGGCGAGTTCGTTCGCCGAGTCCCCGCGGTCGGTACATGTCTCCTCATCGAGATGATTACGTTAGGTCTCGCGAAGTAAGAGAGGAATCTGTGCGACCGTATTATAAGGTTCTTTGCGTCAGTGCTCTACATCCGAAAGCATCTGACGAAATTGTAAAAGATACTCTTTATAGAGAGTATAAGAAATTTGGTGACTttagtattaaaatttccCATGAATTAGATGAAAGGGTTGCTTATGTTTGCTTCCGCAGTGCAGAAGATGCTAGGGATGCTAAGCATGCTAAACCCAGAATCATTTTATATGATAAGGTTGCTATTGTTGACCCTGTGTACGAACCTGTCCGATCAGAGTATAGAAGTAGACCACGAAGTATAACTCCACCTGACTATGATCGTCCTTACTCTTATGCGTGGTCGCCTGTACCTGAGAGACGCAGACCACCACCTGAAGATAGAGCATATGGTATTCCTCCAGCAGTTCCTCCGCACCATAGGGACTTCAGACCCCCAATGCATGAATATCCAATGGCAGGTCCTCACGGTCCCCCGATGCACCACCGTCCACCCATGCACCATCCTCCACACCCACATTACATGCCAAGGCCATATATGCCCAGACCCCATCACCCACCATTTGAGAAAGTTGAGAacaaaaaagataaatttcccaattatttacatcacGTCCAACCTGAAGATGATCCCTTGGCCACTCGAACCTTATTTGCAGGTAATTTGGAAATCAACATATCAGATGAAGAATTACGTCGTATTTTTGGTCGTTATGGAATTGTTGAGGACATTGATATTAAGAGGCCACCACCAGGAACAGGAAATGCATTTGCATTTGTTCGTTATCAAACATTGGACATGGCACACAGAGCAAAGGTAGAGCTGTCAGGGCAGTATATTGGTAAATTCCAGTGTAAGATTGGATATGGTAAAGCTACTCCTACGACTCGAGTTTGGGTAGGAGGTCTTGGCCCCTGGACTTCAGTTGCCCAGCTAGAAAGAGAATTTGATAGATTTGGCGCaatcaaaaaaattgaatatgcTAAAGGTGAACCCCATGCTTACATATTGTATGATTCAATTGACGCAGCACAAGCTGCTGTAAAAGAAATGAGAGGTTTTCCGTTAGGAGGACCAGACAGGCGGCTAAGAATTGATTTTGCAGATGTTGGCACTGGAGGGCCTTACAGACCAAAACCATATGTACCACCAGTTGGTGAAGACGGTCGCCCTGTTGAGGGATATGAGGGTTATGAGGGAACATGGGATGACAGCTATGGTTATGGTGGTTCTTATAGAGGTAGAGGAGGCCATCGTGGGCGTGGTCGAGGAATGTATCGCGGTGTATATCACGGAACAGGTGATTATCGCGATGAGGAATGGCGAAGAGCGCCAGAAGGTGAATATGAAGGTCGCATTCGTCGCTCTGGTTCGCGAGAGCCGGGAGTAGACCGTTCACGTTCCAGATCACCACGTCGCCGATCCCCAGACAGTGATTCAGATGGTTCACCTCGAAGAAGCGGTGGAATGCTATCTTCAGCACGAACACTTCCTGAAGTTGTGCGCAAAGCAACCACTATTTGGAATGGGGCATTAATtctgaaaaattctttattccCTACTAAGTTTCATCTCACTGATGGTGATTCAGAAATTATTGACAGCCTCATGAAGGATGAAGATGGCAAAAATCAACTAAGAATTACACAGAGGCTAAGATTGGATCAGCCTAAGTTGGATGATGTACAGAAGAGAATTGCTACATCCAGTTCCCATGCAATTTTCCTGGGTGTGGCAGGTTCAACGGCATCCATATCAAACGATGATGCCAGTATACAAACCAGGCCTATGCGCAATTTGGTCTCATACTTGAAACAAAAAGAAGCTGCAGGAGTTATATCtcttttgaataaagaaacaGAGGCAACTGGAGTGTTGTACTCGTTCCCACCATGTGAATTTTCTACAGAATTATTAAAGAGGACTTGCCATAACTTGACTGAGGAAAGCCTTAAAGAGGACCATTTGGTTATTGTGGTGGTGAGGGGAGGGTCTGCCTAA
- the LOC123699244 gene encoding peroxisomal membrane protein 11B: protein MMDIVIKINNQSNGRDKLARLIQYASRLVWHQLERRNANKYSIDRIKSLESNLSSFRKVLRLGRCVDICYTALNSLNIEDPFLRISLTISKIAHALFLYADHVVWLTKSGFLKTDSDNWNRTANKFWLISIIANLARDFYEILHVLELNRTTFLRPTNLIAGSVKNFDLHVSMKHLSAVLSCHKDIFIDTLKNSCDIFIPLTALGFTKLSPSAIGTLGTLSSLAALITLVKPITKLVPA from the exons atGATGGACattgtcataaaaataaataatcagtCCAATGGGAGAGATAAACTTGCCAG gTTAATTCAGTATGCAAGTCGACTGGTCTGGCATCAATTAGAAAGGAgaaatgcaaataaatacTCCATTGACAGAATAAAGAGCTTGGAAAGTAATTTAAGCTCATTTAGGAaag ttttaagaCTTGGAAGATGTGTTGACATATGCTATACAGCATTGAACTCACTCAACATAGAAGATCCGTTTTTAAGAATTTCATTAACTATAAGTAAAATTGCTCATGCATTATTTCTCTATGCAGATCATGTTGTGTGGTTGACAAAAAGTGGATTTCTTAAAACAGATTCTGACAACTGGAATCGCACTGCAAACAAATTTTGgttaatatcaattattgcCAATTTAGCTCGTGATTTCTATGAAATCTTACATGTTCTAGAATTGAATAGAACAACATTCCTCAGGCCCACAAACCTCATTGCAGGTTCAGTAAAGAATTTTGATTTACACGTCAGTATGAAACATTTGTCTGCTGTTCTTAGCTGTCATAAAGATATCTTCATAGACACATTAAAGAATTcttgtgatatttttataccgtTAACTGCATTAGGGTTTACAAAGTTAAGCCCTAGTGCTATTGGTACACTGGGAACTTTATCGTCACTTGCTGCATTAATAACTTTAGTTAAACCTATAACAAAATTAGTGCCTGCGTGA